The Miscanthus floridulus cultivar M001 chromosome 6, ASM1932011v1, whole genome shotgun sequence genomic interval GTAGCTTATATATACATACTCTCTGCAAATCACAGTACCAGTCATGGCTGTTAAAACATCAGAATAAAATGTATAACTTGCCCAGCCTCAAAAATAACAATAACATGTCTGAGACTCTGTCGGCACGTTTGTACATAATCTTGACTATTTATATTCTGAAATGGTATAATACATTCAGAAATGATGCTTTCTGGGTTATTCAGTAAACAGAGATAGAGACAAGGGGGTATTCAGTAGTAGTAGAACAGTTGCATCTGGGTTATGGCTATCTTCTAGTTGGATCTGGACAAGTAAAGTAATGCAATTATTCTCTGCTGTTTGCTAAAATATGGAAAATTTAGTTCAAATTCTTAAGTCAAACGATGCATACCACTCAAATAAGAAGGAATGAATGTCATTGTTTGTGTTGCAGATGCAATGCTTTTATTTACAGTACATTGTTAGATTGCTTTCTTGCAGCAAAGGACATGTGGATCTATGTTGAGGACCAAGATATGGTTAATATGGATCTATAGTTGCAAACAGTTACAAACAATGAGGTGATCATTAAAACCCCAGTCATTCCTAGTTTTCCACAAGCTCCAGGCCACACTGGCCAGAACATGGAATATAGTACTATCTCTAATGGAGCCCCCCCCCTCCTTTTTTTTTGACTTGACTTGCCTTTCATTATCAGCCAACATGACCTGGTCATACTCCAACATGACCTTCTTGTTCCACAGTTGCACCAACTGAAGGCAGTCAATTTCCAGCTCCACTCACTGCACACCCAAGTGCTTCGCACACTTCAAGCCATCCCTGCAGGCCATTGCCTCCAGTGCACATGCATCATAGCCCCTGTCATACCACATCGCTTGTGCAGCAAAGAAGGCACCACGATGGTCTCTGATGATACACGCGGTCACTCCTTTGCTTTCATCAGAAAACGCCGCATCCGTGTTTATCTTCAGATAATCCGTCGCCGGCCTCTTCCACCTAGGCGGTTCCTTCCTGGTCGCTTGCTGACCAGATTAGTGACCCAATTGCCATAGATCATAGGCCGTATCCCTTGCCCATAGTACCGCCTGGTGAATCGGCATTGAGAGCTCGCCATGTCATCGCTTATTGCGCATCATCCACAAAGCCCACATGTTCCATTCTGATCCCAGAGCAGCTGCTCGTCCCATGTTCCATTCTGCATCATCAATTCAGAAACCAGGACCGGGTGCTCCTCTTCTCTAGGGGTGATCGGCTATGCTCCAAAATGATTCGAAATCCACCGATCCCCCCAAATCTCAGTAGTCTCTCCATGGACCACTCTTCTAATCAGGCCATGTTGCAAAGCTTCACGACCTGCTAAAATAGCACTCCATGTGCTGCTGGCATGTCTTTTCCTAGTTGCCTGCATAAACTCTGTGTCATGGAAGTATCTTCCTTTCAACACCTTGGCACTCGGACGAAACATGCTGACTTGGATGCTAGGGCCTGGTGCTGACTTGGATATTTCCCCCCCAATTAACTCCTTCTAGTTGTCATAACTATATTGGTTCTCTTTATACTTGAATTTCATGAGGAAAGACCACTATCTATAGCTATTTTCTTGTTATCGTGTAGGTCATTTGGCTGAAGGTACTTACAATCTGACTTCTCTTGAGCCACCACAAGAGGAAGCACCACTTCGACAAATTCATGATGTAGATGACTTGGACAACATTGAGGTTCATGAGGTACTAGATGAAGATGATTCAATCACTGAGATACAAGAGGAAGCAAGTGAGGTTGTAGCTGTTGAAAGAAATGGACAGCGAGGTTCTCTGTcacgagatgaagaaaatgaggtCGTAGCTGTTGAAAGAAGCAGGCAGCGAACAACTACTACTACATCAAGCAAAAAAcatgaaaaggaagaaaagagacCTAAGAAGGGTGAAAGGATTGAAGAAATGATGGGGAGATACCTAGACATGAGGACTAAGCAAGTACAAGATGAGTCTGCAGATCTAGCCAAAGAAAAGGAGGTTGCTGAAGGTAATGACTTCTCTATCAAAAGGTGTATATCCGTTCTGAGCACAATGGAATTGACAAAGGAAGAGAAGGCAAAAGcatttgcagttttcatcaagagcAAAGAAAATAGAGAGGCCTTCCTAAGTGGGTGTGAGCTAGATCGAGAAGCAACTTTGGTTTGGCTCAAAAGTGCGATGGTCTAACAGGTCAGTCTACTTAATTACTGAAAACTTAATGTTTTTCTTCTATTTGACTACAAGAGTCCTTTAGTCACTGCAAAACCAAAATTTGTAACTGGAATTGGATGCCTTGTCCtcaacttgaattgaatgttaCCAAACCAAAATTGATGTCAAAACATGCTGATCTTGTTAACATTCTATCTGTCTGGAACTGTTTAAGTTCCTTTCTGTTGCTCCTCAAGTGAGCTCTTCAATTTGGCATCGAGTACTACTATATTGTTGTTAGTTCTAAACAACAGTACATGCCTGCTACTTTCAGACTTAAATACATGTACATATGTATCTACTGCTATACTAGTATAAATTCCTTGTGTTATGCATACACGTTTAATCACTACTTTTTCTTTGTAACTTGGGAGTAGTTGAGTGGACTAGTTAGGAGATTCTTGGGATCTGGGCTTGCTTTATTCTCTTCTAGACAAGCAAAGCAATTACAGAGATAGAAAGATGGAGGAGAAAGGAAAGTGAGCAGTGTACTGATGAAACCAGTGTACTGATGAAACCAAAACAAAAATCACAAGAAGCTTTGCAGCATTTTTATCTATCTTATCCTGTTGCCTCCTCTACTTTGCAGATGCATGAACTTTTGAAATAGCACACTATTAATGGTTGTCTCTGCAGTCTGCACAAGGTCCCTTCACTCATGGAGTCCCTGTTGGTAGTGTGGGTAGTGTGCTGACatatgtttgagaaaaaaaaagtatACTTTGTTTGGTCAGGACTAATCTGAAGCACTATAAATAGGAGAGCAGAATAATGGAAGCAATTTTAGGCTCTGTACATACTCTTTTATAGCTTGTCTTGGGATTTCAGTATTTTCTCTGAATATAGAAATTATTGGATTCGCTTACGCTGATCCATCTTGTATTGTTACTGAATCTTAATTGTCCATTGCAGAAAATTTAGCTGTGACATTTCCATTCACTGTCAAGAAATTTCAGTTTTTTCACTTCTCAACCAATATGCCATTTTTTTCACTTCTCAACCAA includes:
- the LOC136457928 gene encoding uncharacterized protein isoform X2; the encoded protein is MVGKGSPKLNMIARASPKLHRFLGTTSGIKKKASPKCSKAKKTGDSPRVKQRADWNPALEKSLVDILHEYKDSGYRGDNGWTPEGWNKMVKEFHLRNKYVNYTKSQIQDKEGQLKKDYRMLKEARRQSGATWNEDRHMVEGSPSMWDNLEITFPKIRKFRNSKARFPLFDALGELYDGHLAEGTYNLTSLEPPQEEAPLRQIHDVDDLDNIEVHEVLDEDDSITEIQEEASEVVAVERNGQRGSLSRDEENEVVAVERSRQRTTTTTSSKKHEKEEKRPKKGERIEEMMGRYLDMRTKQVQDESADLAKEKEVAEGNDFSIKRCISVLSTMELTKEEKAKAFAVFIKSKENREAFLSGCELDREATLVWLKSAMV
- the LOC136457928 gene encoding uncharacterized protein isoform X1, coding for MVGKGSPKLNMIARASPKLHRFLGTTSGIKKKASPKCSKAKKTGDSPRVVKQRADWNPALEKSLVDILHEYKDSGYRGDNGWTPEGWNKMVKEFHLRNKYVNYTKSQIQDKEGQLKKDYRMLKEARRQSGATWNEDRHMVEGSPSMWDNLEITFPKIRKFRNSKARFPLFDALGELYDGHLAEGTYNLTSLEPPQEEAPLRQIHDVDDLDNIEVHEVLDEDDSITEIQEEASEVVAVERNGQRGSLSRDEENEVVAVERSRQRTTTTTSSKKHEKEEKRPKKGERIEEMMGRYLDMRTKQVQDESADLAKEKEVAEGNDFSIKRCISVLSTMELTKEEKAKAFAVFIKSKENREAFLSGCELDREATLVWLKSAMV